One window from the genome of Commensalibacter oyaizuii encodes:
- a CDS encoding amidohydrolase family protein encodes MIHPVKRIDAHQHFWKYDPHQYLWMDHSMSILKQDYLPNQLTPILQNHKMDGSIAVQARSIPQETDFLLNLAQSTSNILGVVGWIDLRSAHLQDALAQWHHQPLLKGFRHLIQDEPAPSAFLKDTAFNQGVKTILQAGKLYEIVVHEKDLSQVIQFCKQHDNGQLVLCHLGKPDLQKSSLREWRDKIAPLATLSHVSCKVSGLITQAVWHRWDVDKLLPYINTALEIFGPKRLMFGSDWPVCLCAGTVNQVYDLIEKAITSLSTTEQHAIFGGNATRIYQI; translated from the coding sequence ATGATTCATCCTGTAAAACGTATTGATGCACATCAGCATTTTTGGAAATACGATCCTCATCAATATTTATGGATGGATCATTCTATGTCCATTCTCAAACAAGATTATTTACCCAACCAACTAACCCCCATCTTACAAAATCATAAAATGGATGGATCTATTGCCGTTCAAGCACGATCTATCCCCCAAGAAACAGATTTCTTATTAAATCTGGCACAGTCAACTTCTAATATCTTAGGGGTAGTTGGATGGATTGATTTACGTTCTGCCCATTTACAAGATGCGTTAGCGCAATGGCACCATCAACCTTTACTAAAAGGATTCAGACATTTAATACAAGACGAACCTGCCCCTTCGGCGTTTTTAAAAGATACTGCATTTAATCAGGGGGTCAAAACTATCCTGCAAGCTGGAAAATTATATGAGATAGTAGTACACGAAAAAGATTTATCTCAGGTTATTCAATTTTGCAAACAACACGACAATGGGCAACTGGTTCTTTGTCATTTAGGAAAACCTGATCTTCAAAAATCCTCACTTCGTGAATGGCGTGATAAAATTGCCCCATTGGCAACCTTATCTCACGTTTCATGTAAGGTTTCTGGTCTGATTACCCAAGCTGTATGGCATCGATGGGATGTGGATAAACTGCTCCCTTATATTAATACAGCTCTGGAAATATTTGGACCTAAACGCTTAATGTTTGGCTCTGATTGGCCGGTATGTTTATGCGCTGGAACTGTCAATCAAGTCTATGATCTTATTGAAAAGGCAATAACCTCTTTATCCACCACTGAACAACACGCCATTTTTGGAGGGAATGCAACACGCATTTACCAAATTTAA
- a CDS encoding SDR family oxidoreductase, with amino-acid sequence MDLKIKDKIYIITGGGSGIGGGISLSLAKEGAIPVIFGRSALKPEFKKEIEQIQPKYVFVRVNLTDTEGCKKAVQDILNQFGRIDGLVNCAGGNDSISLEAGIDQFRQSLENNLIHCYAMAHFCIDALKKTHGTIVNIGSKTSLTGQGNTSGYTAAKGALLSLTREWAASYLDDNIRVNAIIVAECWTPLYERWIHSFDNPKEKLQNITKNIPLGRRMTTIEEIADTTVFILSPRSSHTTGQWIIVDGGYTNLDRVLTA; translated from the coding sequence ATGGATCTTAAAATCAAAGACAAAATTTACATCATCACAGGTGGAGGATCTGGAATTGGTGGTGGGATATCACTATCCTTAGCCAAGGAAGGTGCTATTCCTGTCATTTTTGGTCGCAGTGCTTTAAAACCTGAATTCAAAAAAGAAATAGAACAAATACAACCCAAATATGTATTTGTTCGGGTAAATTTAACCGATACAGAAGGTTGTAAAAAAGCTGTACAAGATATCTTAAATCAATTTGGTCGAATTGATGGACTGGTTAATTGTGCAGGTGGCAATGATAGTATTTCTCTAGAGGCGGGGATCGATCAATTTAGACAATCATTAGAAAATAATTTAATTCATTGTTATGCAATGGCACATTTCTGTATAGATGCCCTTAAGAAAACACATGGCACAATCGTTAATATTGGCTCAAAAACCTCTTTAACTGGCCAAGGTAATACCAGTGGTTATACCGCGGCAAAAGGGGCATTACTATCCTTGACCCGAGAATGGGCAGCCTCGTATCTAGATGATAATATTCGTGTGAATGCCATCATCGTTGCCGAATGTTGGACACCCTTATATGAACGATGGATTCACAGTTTTGATAACCCAAAGGAAAAATTACAGAATATTACCAAAAATATTCCTTTGGGACGACGTATGACCACCATCGAAGAAATTGCTGATACCACCGTTTTCATACTATCCCCACGTTCATCTCATACAACAGGACAATGGATTATCGTTGATGGCGGATATACTAATCTTGATCGTGTCTTAACAGCATAA
- a CDS encoding L-rhamnose mutarotase → MGVITRYCQALDLVDDPAFITEYEAMHKKIWPEVAQHIRESGVIDMQIWRIGNRLFMIMDVNSQFSFARSEQMAADNPILTQWEEQMWKYQLPTPWTPRGQKWVPMQKIFDLNTQ, encoded by the coding sequence ATGGGCGTTATCACCCGTTATTGCCAAGCTTTGGACTTGGTCGACGACCCAGCCTTTATAACCGAATATGAAGCCATGCATAAAAAAATATGGCCAGAGGTCGCCCAACATATTCGTGAAAGTGGGGTGATTGATATGCAGATATGGCGTATTGGAAATAGATTATTCATGATTATGGACGTCAATAGCCAGTTTAGCTTTGCACGTTCTGAACAAATGGCTGCAGATAATCCTATTTTAACACAGTGGGAAGAACAAATGTGGAAATATCAACTTCCAACCCCTTGGACCCCTAGGGGACAGAAATGGGTTCCTATGCAAAAAATCTTTGATTTAAATACCCAATAA
- the gmk gene encoding guanylate kinase, translated as MSESLSSSKQPAIRKGICFVLSAPSGAGKSTIANALRASQSNLYPSVSVTTRPPRPGEVDGVHYHFISKEQFKEYSETGKLLEWATVFERGYGTPKDPVVEQLTQGKDMIFDIDWQGHRQIRQALPQDVVSIFILPPSLQELEKRLTNRASDHPEEIHKRMQAALDEISHWKEFDYVIINNKLDEAIAQAEAILTAERLKTNRQTFLHSFTNAFTL; from the coding sequence ATGTCTGAATCTTTGTCTTCGTCCAAACAACCAGCAATCAGAAAAGGAATTTGTTTTGTACTATCCGCCCCCTCTGGTGCTGGTAAATCGACAATTGCCAACGCATTAAGAGCCTCACAATCCAATTTATATCCTTCCGTATCCGTAACAACACGCCCCCCCCGCCCAGGTGAGGTAGATGGCGTACATTACCATTTCATCAGCAAAGAGCAATTTAAAGAATATTCTGAAACAGGGAAATTGTTAGAATGGGCAACGGTTTTTGAACGGGGATATGGCACTCCAAAAGATCCAGTTGTTGAGCAATTGACCCAAGGCAAGGACATGATATTTGATATTGATTGGCAGGGTCATCGCCAGATTCGTCAAGCCCTTCCCCAAGATGTCGTTAGTATTTTTATTCTACCTCCTTCTTTACAAGAATTAGAGAAACGATTGACCAACCGTGCATCTGATCATCCAGAAGAAATTCATAAACGAATGCAAGCCGCATTAGATGAAATTTCGCATTGGAAGGAATTCGATTATGTCATTATCAACAACAAACTAGACGAAGCCATTGCCCAAGCCGAAGCTATTTTGACCGCTGAACGTTTAAAAACAAACCGTCAGACATTCTTACATTCTTTTACGAATGCTTTTACATTATAG
- the rfaE1 gene encoding D-glycero-beta-D-manno-heptose-7-phosphate kinase — protein sequence MDFSNITVLCLGDVMLDRFIYANVQRISPEAPVPVLQLNNKKEMLGGAGNVTSNILSLGGKSILIGLVGHDEYASTIHALMRKKNITSDFLVQSRYRPTICKSRFIAANQQVIRADEESLLPLTHEEITGIKHSIDKAIPLTNAVIISDYGKGVCHPEILEHIIQLAKNCDIPVFVDPKSSDFSLYQYATCVTPNIKEASEAVKHPLENDEDFAQAGQTLLDITKGQAILITRSEKGMTLVEHGKTVETIPSRAREVFDVSGAGDTVIATLTLSYAAGYTLSEAMHIANAAAGVVVAKAGTSTATIAEVLTELQAQKNNNLPELMAPHLISLSDLQQQVQKWKKQGLTVGFTNGCFDIIHPGHVSLLKFAREHCDRLVVALNTDRSIQALKGSQRPINILESRASVIAALRYVDAVIAFDEDTPLTLISHLKPNILIKGGDYLHKDVVGKDIVEQNGGKVILADLQEGFSTTNIIDKITKN from the coding sequence ATGGATTTTTCTAATATTACGGTTTTGTGCCTTGGTGATGTTATGTTGGATCGATTTATTTATGCCAACGTACAACGTATTTCCCCCGAAGCCCCTGTACCAGTTCTGCAATTAAATAATAAAAAAGAAATGCTTGGTGGGGCAGGAAACGTTACCAGTAATATATTATCACTGGGGGGAAAATCCATTCTCATTGGTTTAGTCGGCCATGATGAATATGCTTCAACTATTCATGCATTGATGCGAAAAAAAAACATTACCAGTGATTTTTTAGTTCAATCACGCTACCGGCCCACTATTTGTAAATCCCGTTTTATTGCCGCCAATCAACAGGTCATTCGTGCAGACGAAGAAAGCCTTCTCCCACTGACACATGAAGAAATTACAGGAATTAAACATTCTATTGATAAAGCAATCCCATTAACCAATGCTGTCATCATTTCAGATTATGGTAAAGGGGTGTGCCATCCTGAAATTCTTGAACATATCATCCAGCTTGCCAAAAACTGTGACATTCCAGTTTTTGTTGATCCAAAATCCAGTGACTTCTCTTTATATCAGTACGCCACCTGTGTTACCCCCAATATAAAAGAAGCCAGTGAAGCCGTGAAACACCCTCTGGAAAATGACGAGGATTTTGCCCAAGCAGGTCAAACACTGCTTGATATTACCAAAGGGCAAGCCATCTTAATCACCCGATCGGAAAAAGGCATGACTTTGGTTGAACATGGAAAAACTGTTGAAACCATTCCATCTCGTGCCAGAGAGGTTTTTGACGTTTCTGGTGCAGGTGATACGGTCATTGCCACCTTAACGCTTAGTTATGCAGCAGGGTATACCTTATCCGAAGCCATGCATATCGCCAATGCTGCCGCAGGTGTGGTTGTTGCCAAAGCAGGCACTTCGACCGCCACCATTGCTGAAGTTTTAACAGAACTGCAAGCACAAAAAAACAATAACTTGCCTGAACTTATGGCGCCACATTTAATATCTCTAAGCGACCTTCAACAACAAGTTCAAAAATGGAAAAAACAAGGACTTACTGTTGGATTCACCAACGGATGTTTTGACATCATTCATCCTGGCCATGTCTCTTTATTAAAATTTGCACGCGAACACTGCGATCGTCTTGTCGTTGCTCTGAACACAGATCGCAGTATCCAAGCCCTAAAGGGATCGCAAAGACCTATTAATATATTAGAAAGCAGGGCATCAGTCATCGCTGCATTGCGATATGTTGATGCTGTTATTGCCTTTGATGAAGATACGCCTTTAACTTTGATCTCCCATTTAAAACCAAATATTTTAATCAAAGGTGGGGATTATCTGCACAAAGACGTTGTTGGCAAAGATATTGTTGAACAAAATGGAGGCAAAGTTATCTTAGCTGACTTACAAGAAGGCTTTTCTACCACAAACATTATTGATAAGATCACCAAAAATTGA
- a CDS encoding AGE family epimerase/isomerase: protein MKTPHHIIQQYDLFTDWLFSYAFPYWGSIGCDGTDSNPYLWGVHEQLKIDGTPDLPGYKRLRVQARQLYSFTQAALFGWTTGNIIAERIYRFMQNAYQGEGWWAKTLTREGKILDHTADLYDLAFIIFSLSWYGKLSGNATPIHQARQTVQWIERYMAYPKGGYKNTYPLTQGLRQQNPHMHLLEAILALYDTTQSEQDLVMAHKLIHLFKTRFFNQQMGVLEEYYTENWSPPSNNIFINVEPGHQYEWIWLLAEYERLTGIAHPVEMKQMYDFNERYSVDQQTGLVADKIRRDGTLVDKSARLWVQTEAIRATSLMHDEKSYQHLSKILHNLLYRYFQYCPKGTWQDQLTHCYHYNNTKIPTSSLYHIVSGYVQLHQSLTYPRYPQISPQSTPDNKPE from the coding sequence ATGAAAACTCCTCATCATATTATCCAGCAATATGATCTCTTTACCGATTGGCTTTTTTCTTATGCTTTCCCATATTGGGGCAGTATTGGATGCGATGGCACAGACAGCAACCCATATCTATGGGGGGTTCATGAGCAGTTAAAAATAGATGGAACCCCTGATCTGCCAGGATACAAACGATTAAGGGTTCAAGCACGCCAATTATACAGTTTTACCCAAGCAGCATTATTTGGATGGACAACAGGGAATATTATTGCGGAGAGAATTTATCGTTTTATGCAAAACGCATATCAGGGTGAGGGGTGGTGGGCAAAAACATTAACCCGTGAAGGAAAAATACTAGATCATACCGCTGACCTTTACGATTTGGCATTCATTATTTTTTCTCTGTCATGGTATGGTAAACTAAGTGGGAACGCCACACCTATACACCAAGCCAGACAAACCGTTCAATGGATTGAACGTTATATGGCCTATCCTAAGGGTGGCTATAAAAATACCTATCCTTTGACCCAAGGACTTAGACAACAAAACCCACATATGCATCTACTTGAGGCCATATTGGCTTTATACGACACAACTCAATCTGAACAAGATCTAGTTATGGCGCATAAGCTTATCCATTTATTTAAAACCCGATTTTTTAACCAACAAATGGGTGTTTTGGAGGAATACTATACAGAAAACTGGTCCCCACCGTCTAATAATATCTTTATTAACGTTGAACCTGGACATCAATATGAATGGATTTGGTTACTGGCCGAGTATGAACGATTAACAGGAATCGCACACCCTGTTGAAATGAAACAGATGTATGATTTCAACGAACGTTACAGTGTCGACCAACAGACTGGCCTTGTTGCCGACAAAATCAGACGTGATGGTACATTAGTTGATAAATCTGCACGTCTTTGGGTACAAACCGAAGCTATTCGTGCAACCAGTTTGATGCATGACGAAAAAAGTTATCAACATCTTTCAAAAATTCTGCATAACCTTTTATATCGTTATTTTCAATATTGCCCCAAAGGAACATGGCAGGATCAATTAACTCATTGTTATCATTACAATAACACCAAAATTCCAACAAGCTCCTTGTATCATATCGTCAGTGGATATGTACAATTACATCAATCCTTAACTTATCCACGTTATCCACAGATTTCCCCACAATCCACACCAGACAATAAACCTGAATAA
- a CDS encoding replicative DNA helicase, whose protein sequence is MTITESNSNKLSLLNISQRLPPANIQAEQSLLGALLTNNKAYDKIADFLIGEHFADPINRKIYEAIVRRIEAGQIADAVTLKAEFEHSGILNEVGGIAYLGQLLQSMVGIINARDYGKTIHDAWIRRQLIDIGEDIVNSAFESNTTINGSDQISLGEERLFQLATHKGQDGGFVSFESALTDAIGIAEKAITNTSGIAGLSTGLKDLDKRTGGLHPADLIILAGRPAMGKTALATKIAFNAAKSLLRNMEERQSHNQQVGSVAIFSLEMSSEQLATRILSEESRVSSERIRRGEIGQKEFDRFVQVSRELSQLPLYIDDTPAISLSVMRTRCRRLARTKGISLVVVDYLQLMRPSVGNRPESRVLEISQITQGLKALAKEFEIPVIALSQLSRQVENREDKRPQLSDLRESGSIEQDADAVMFVYRDEYYLQQRMPKPITFESEDKYQIALEKWQADMNKVHNKAELILEKQRHGPTGKIDLFFEGEFTRFSDLDDIHDF, encoded by the coding sequence GTGACTATTACAGAATCGAATTCCAATAAATTATCGCTTTTAAACATTTCCCAAAGGTTACCTCCTGCAAATATTCAAGCAGAACAATCCCTGCTTGGGGCTTTATTGACCAACAATAAGGCCTATGACAAAATTGCGGACTTTTTAATTGGCGAACATTTCGCAGATCCCATCAATAGAAAAATCTATGAAGCGATTGTTCGACGTATTGAAGCGGGACAAATCGCCGATGCTGTTACCTTAAAGGCAGAATTCGAACATTCTGGTATTTTAAATGAAGTTGGAGGAATCGCTTACCTAGGGCAGTTATTACAATCGATGGTTGGTATTATTAACGCCCGAGATTATGGAAAAACCATTCATGATGCATGGATCCGCAGACAATTAATCGATATTGGCGAGGACATTGTTAATAGCGCGTTTGAATCCAATACCACGATTAATGGCTCTGACCAAATAAGTTTGGGCGAGGAAAGATTATTTCAATTAGCAACCCATAAGGGTCAAGACGGTGGATTTGTTTCTTTTGAAAGTGCATTAACAGATGCCATTGGTATAGCAGAAAAAGCCATTACCAATACCAGTGGTATAGCAGGTCTTTCAACAGGACTAAAAGATCTCGATAAAAGAACTGGGGGATTACATCCTGCCGATCTAATTATTTTAGCAGGGCGACCTGCTATGGGTAAAACAGCACTGGCAACCAAAATCGCCTTTAATGCTGCCAAAAGTTTACTGCGTAATATGGAAGAGCGACAATCCCACAACCAGCAAGTTGGTAGTGTTGCGATATTTTCTTTGGAAATGTCATCTGAACAATTAGCCACCCGTATCTTATCCGAGGAATCACGAGTTTCCAGCGAGCGAATCAGGCGAGGGGAAATTGGACAAAAGGAATTCGATCGCTTTGTTCAGGTCAGCCGCGAACTGTCACAACTTCCATTATATATTGATGATACCCCTGCAATCAGTCTGTCTGTTATGCGAACCCGATGTCGCAGACTGGCCAGAACCAAAGGGATTAGTCTGGTTGTCGTCGATTATTTGCAGTTAATGCGCCCATCTGTGGGTAACAGACCGGAAAGCAGGGTCCTGGAAATATCCCAAATTACCCAAGGGTTAAAAGCCTTGGCCAAAGAATTCGAAATTCCTGTTATTGCTTTATCTCAGCTATCTCGACAAGTTGAGAACCGCGAAGATAAACGGCCACAACTTTCTGACCTTCGTGAATCTGGATCAATCGAGCAAGATGCCGATGCGGTTATGTTTGTTTATCGTGATGAATACTACTTGCAACAAAGAATGCCAAAACCCATCACTTTTGAAAGTGAGGACAAATATCAGATTGCTTTAGAAAAATGGCAGGCTGATATGAATAAGGTCCATAATAAAGCAGAATTAATTCTTGAAAAGCAACGTCATGGTCCGACAGGTAAAATTGATCTGTTCTTTGAAGGGGAATTTACACGCTTCAGCGATCTTGATGATATTCACGATTTTTAG
- a CDS encoding linear amide C-N hydrolase codes for MRYFVPFVTLGAILFSSSSNACTRAVFLGDDHNVITARSMDWKKDVGTNLWILPKGLTRDGAAGPNSVRWTSKYGSVVATAYDIATVDGMNEEGLAVNLLWLVESQYPTPTKDKKTLSISAWGQYVLDNFATVDEAVTALQKEPFIVVTDKVPGEQRAATLHLAISDKTGDSAIIEYINGKQVVHHSRQYQVMTNSPAFDQQLALDSYWKSIGGTVMLPGTNRAADRFARASFYINAIPKNQDNKKTIASVFGVIRNVSVPYGLNTENEPNISSTRWRTVIDQKNKRYFFESALTPNIFWVNLNDIDFSKETGKVKKLDLGIEQTNIFSGDATKSFGPAKLFKFLGINSL; via the coding sequence ATGCGTTATTTTGTTCCTTTTGTAACCCTAGGGGCAATATTATTTTCAAGCAGTAGTAATGCGTGTACAAGAGCAGTCTTTTTAGGGGACGACCATAATGTTATTACAGCAAGATCAATGGATTGGAAAAAAGACGTTGGTACTAATTTGTGGATCTTACCCAAAGGGTTGACACGTGACGGGGCGGCAGGCCCGAATTCTGTGCGCTGGACTTCTAAATATGGCAGTGTGGTTGCCACTGCTTATGATATAGCCACCGTTGATGGGATGAATGAAGAAGGATTGGCTGTTAATTTATTATGGTTGGTCGAATCTCAATATCCAACCCCAACCAAGGATAAAAAGACGTTATCCATTTCAGCATGGGGACAATATGTATTGGATAATTTTGCAACGGTAGATGAAGCCGTTACTGCCTTGCAAAAAGAGCCCTTTATTGTGGTAACAGATAAGGTGCCTGGTGAGCAACGTGCTGCAACATTGCATTTGGCAATTTCTGATAAAACTGGCGATAGTGCTATTATTGAATATATCAATGGTAAACAGGTCGTTCATCATAGTCGTCAATATCAGGTAATGACTAATTCCCCTGCTTTTGATCAGCAATTAGCTCTAGATAGCTATTGGAAATCTATTGGGGGAACTGTGATGTTGCCAGGAACCAATCGGGCAGCAGACCGTTTTGCCAGAGCTTCTTTTTATATCAACGCCATTCCCAAAAATCAGGATAACAAAAAAACCATTGCCAGTGTTTTTGGGGTTATTAGAAATGTATCTGTTCCTTATGGATTAAATACAGAAAATGAACCTAATATCTCGTCTACGCGTTGGCGCACTGTAATTGATCAGAAAAATAAACGTTATTTTTTTGAATCAGCATTAACCCCCAATATTTTTTGGGTGAATTTAAACGATATCGATTTTTCCAAAGAAACAGGCAAGGTTAAAAAACTAGATTTGGGGATTGAGCAAACCAATATTTTTTCCGGAGATGCAACAAAGTCATTTGGACCTGCCAAATTGTTTAAGTTTTTGGGAATTAATTCGTTATAA
- a CDS encoding FMN-dependent NADH-azoreductase, with protein MKIMHIDSSAKIAEKSSSRMLGKFFLEQLKEQGVDIEIDYLDLTKDIQPHLTPEFVVATYKPENERTPEMKKALMASDAMCQRVIHADALVCAMPMYNWTIPSTFKTFIDTIIRTGVTYDLFPDGTTKGKLTNKKVLFITTRGADLRSGVFEHMDAMTPVLKASFGFLGVNNPEFVNAQPLQFSDQESRQQALARAKEDLTTVAKQWSETV; from the coding sequence ATGAAAATTATGCACATCGACTCTAGTGCAAAAATAGCCGAAAAGTCCAGCTCTCGTATGTTAGGGAAATTTTTCTTAGAACAATTAAAAGAGCAAGGCGTTGACATTGAAATAGATTATCTAGATTTAACCAAAGATATACAGCCGCATTTAACGCCAGAATTTGTTGTTGCTACTTATAAACCAGAAAATGAACGAACACCTGAAATGAAAAAAGCCTTGATGGCTTCTGACGCTATGTGTCAGCGTGTTATTCATGCTGATGCCTTGGTCTGTGCTATGCCTATGTATAACTGGACCATTCCTTCCACTTTTAAAACCTTCATTGATACAATAATTAGAACGGGTGTCACTTATGATCTTTTTCCCGATGGAACAACCAAGGGAAAATTAACAAACAAAAAAGTTCTATTTATAACGACACGTGGTGCCGATCTGCGTTCTGGTGTGTTTGAACATATGGATGCTATGACCCCTGTGCTAAAAGCATCTTTTGGTTTTTTAGGCGTCAACAATCCTGAATTTGTTAACGCCCAGCCCCTTCAATTTTCTGACCAAGAATCCCGCCAACAAGCTTTAGCAAGAGCCAAAGAGGACTTGACAACCGTTGCTAAACAATGGTCAGAAACAGTATAA
- the purH gene encoding bifunctional phosphoribosylaminoimidazolecarboxamide formyltransferase/IMP cyclohydrolase, which produces MNQMVIPVCRALISVSDKTGLIELAKALAEQKVEILSTGGTAKAIRDAGIEVIEVSDFTGFPEILDGRVKTLVPQIHGGLLGRRDLQSHQDQMQAHGILPIDLLCVNLYPFEATVASGAGEEDVIENIDIGGPALIRAASKNHSHVAVLTNAKQYQPFIETLRTQGGSTLKQRKEWAHAAYARTAAYDAAIAAWFAKEHDELLPERFIISGERKQVLRYGENPHQQAAFYTNDEKRPGVATAIQLQGKELSYNNLNDTDAAFEAVAEFDEPSIVIVKHANPCGVASAQSLSMAWDLALRCDSVSAFGGIIAMNRPLDAELASKIVHIFSEVVIAPKVNADALEILSKKKNVRVLETGGMPDPLAQGVMIKTLAGGFLVQNRDNGRPADFKVVTKRQPTAQEMEDMIFAFRVGKHVKSNAIVYVKDKATVGVGAGQMSRVDSARIAAHKSAEAAQAAGLSDPLTKGSVVASDAFFPFADGLQAAIAAGATAVIQPGGSMRDDEVIAAADEAGIAMVFTSMRHFRH; this is translated from the coding sequence ATGAATCAAATGGTGATTCCTGTTTGTCGGGCTTTAATTTCTGTTTCAGATAAAACAGGATTGATTGAATTAGCTAAAGCTTTGGCTGAACAAAAAGTAGAGATCTTATCTACTGGGGGCACAGCCAAAGCAATTCGCGATGCAGGAATTGAAGTCATCGAAGTTTCAGATTTTACAGGCTTTCCAGAGATTTTAGATGGTCGTGTAAAAACTCTTGTTCCGCAAATTCATGGCGGGTTACTGGGGCGTCGTGATTTACAATCTCACCAAGATCAAATGCAAGCTCATGGGATTTTACCCATTGATTTATTATGCGTTAATTTATATCCATTCGAAGCAACTGTTGCCTCAGGTGCAGGTGAGGAAGATGTAATTGAAAATATTGATATTGGTGGCCCTGCTCTGATCCGTGCTGCTTCTAAAAATCATAGTCATGTTGCGGTTTTAACCAATGCAAAACAATATCAACCTTTTATAGAAACATTACGTACGCAAGGCGGATCAACGTTAAAACAGCGTAAAGAATGGGCACATGCTGCTTATGCCAGGACGGCTGCCTATGATGCAGCGATTGCAGCATGGTTTGCCAAAGAGCATGATGAACTTCTGCCAGAACGTTTTATCATAAGTGGTGAACGCAAGCAGGTTTTACGGTATGGTGAAAACCCTCATCAGCAAGCAGCCTTTTATACGAATGATGAAAAACGTCCTGGGGTAGCAACAGCCATCCAATTACAAGGCAAAGAACTTTCATATAATAATTTAAATGATACTGATGCAGCATTCGAAGCGGTTGCAGAATTTGATGAGCCTTCTATTGTTATTGTAAAACATGCCAATCCTTGTGGGGTGGCCAGTGCTCAATCTTTGTCTATGGCTTGGGATTTGGCATTACGATGTGATTCAGTTTCTGCTTTTGGTGGAATTATTGCGATGAATCGTCCTTTGGATGCTGAATTAGCTAGTAAGATCGTTCATATTTTTAGTGAGGTAGTGATTGCCCCAAAAGTAAATGCAGACGCTTTGGAAATCTTATCTAAAAAGAAAAATGTGCGTGTATTAGAAACTGGTGGCATGCCAGATCCGTTGGCACAAGGGGTAATGATTAAAACCTTGGCAGGTGGGTTTTTGGTGCAAAATCGTGATAATGGACGTCCTGCTGATTTTAAAGTGGTTACAAAAAGACAGCCGACTGCCCAAGAAATGGAAGATATGATTTTTGCGTTCCGTGTAGGTAAACATGTGAAGTCTAATGCAATTGTTTATGTCAAAGACAAAGCAACCGTGGGCGTTGGCGCAGGCCAAATGAGTCGTGTTGATTCCGCAAGAATTGCTGCACATAAAAGTGCAGAGGCTGCACAGGCTGCTGGTTTGTCAGATCCTTTGACCAAGGGTAGTGTGGTGGCTTCTGACGCGTTTTTCCCATTTGCTGACGGGTTACAGGCTGCGATTGCTGCGGGGGCTACAGCAGTAATTCAACCTGGTGGGTCTATGCGTGATGATGAAGTAATTGCCGCAGCAGACGAGGCAGGCATTGCAATGGTCTTTACGTCTATGCGTCATTTCCGCCATTAA